From one Larimichthys crocea isolate SSNF chromosome XVIII, L_crocea_2.0, whole genome shotgun sequence genomic stretch:
- the clybl gene encoding citramalyl-CoA lyase, mitochondrial produces the protein MAAHIRGALTRLCPQESGRLLPAAWQLCTEAWRHHHHSAGPSLRYIPRRAVLYCPGNDERKLRKLASLDVDCAVLDCEDGVALSKKTEARETIPRMLAELDLGRTEKCVRVNSVSSGLAEADLQVVLQAEVLPPAIMLPKVEDVQEVQWFVDRFQHNLKGRPLTEPVRLVTFVETAVGLLNFKAVCEEIRRLAPKAGLHHDGVVFGSDDFCASIGATRTKDAKELLYARQKVVVTTKAFGLQAIDLVYIDYKDVEGLRRQAREGALMGFTGKQVIHPGQIQAVQEEFSPSPERVEWAKELIAAFDQHQKEGKGAFTFRGSMIDMPSVKQAQNIITLSVVVPEK, from the exons GGAGAGTGGTCGGCTCCTGCCTGCAGCCTGGCAGTTGTGTACCGAAGCATGGCGTCATCACCATCACTCTGCAGGCCCCTCGCTGCGCTACATACCCCGCAGGGCGGTTCTCTACTGCCCCGGCAATGATGAGCGAAAATTGAGGAAACTAGCCTCGCTGGATGTTGACTGCGCCGTCTTGGACTGCGAGGACGGCGTAGCCCTCAGCAAAAAG acagaggcGAGGGAGACCATTCCTCGGATGTTAGCCGAACTGGACCTGGGTCGGACAGAGAAGTGCGTGAGGGTGAACTCTGTGTCCAGCGGCTTAGCCGAGGCTGACCTGCAGGTCGTCCTGCAGGCTGAGGTTCTCCCGCCTGCCATCATGTTGCCCAAAGTGGAGGACGTACAGGAGGTGCAGTGG TTCGTTGACAGGTTTCAGCACAACTTGAAAGGACGGCCACTGACAGAACCCGTTCGCCTGGTCACCTTTGTGGAAACCGCTGTGGGCCTGCTCAATTTTAAG GCGGTGTGTGAGGAAATCCGTCGACTTGCTCCCAAGGCCGGTCTTCACCACGACGGCGTTGTGTTTGGCTCCGATGACTTCTGCGCCAGCATAG GTGCCACGCGGACCAAAGATGCCAAGGAGCTCCTTTACGCGAGGCAGAAGGTGGTTGTGACCACCAAAGCGTTTGGCCTGCAGGCTATTGACCTGGTCTACATTGACTACAAAGATGTGGAGGGGCTGAGGCGACAGGCCAGAGAGGGAGCTCTCATGGGCTTCACAG GTAAGCAGGTTATCCACCCGGGGCAGATCCAGGCTGTGCAGGAGGAGTTCTCCCCCAGTCCAGAGAGGGTCGAGTGGGCCAAAGAGCTCATTGCTGCTTTTGACCAACACCAGAAGGAGGGAAAG GGCGCGTTCACCTTCCGCGGCAGCATGATTGACATGCCCTCGGTGAAGCAGGCGCAGAACATCATAACTCTCTCCGTTGTGGTGCCAGAGAAATAA